Proteins encoded within one genomic window of Brachybacterium sp. P6-10-X1:
- a CDS encoding cation-translocating P-type ATPase: protein MSASPTQQPLDSDYELEIGGMTCASCANRIERKLNKLDGVTATVNYATEKARVTAPAGYDPFHLVTEVEKTGYTAALPQPEKPDGGQGDGAEQEDPELTSLRHRLIGSVVLSIPVIAMAMIPALQFTYWQWASLALAAPVIVWAAWPFHKAAWTNLRHGAATMDTLISMGTSAAFLWSLYALFFGTAGVPGMTHPFELTVSPSDGAANIYLEVAAGVTMFILLGRYFEKRSKRQAGAALRALLDLGAKDVAVLRGGVESRIPTSELGEGDEFIVRPGEKIATDGVIVNGSSAVDASMLTGESMPVEVGAGDNVTGATVNAGGRLVVRATRIGSDTQLAQMAKMVEDAQSGKAEVQRLADRVSGIFVPIVIAIAAVTLGVWIAAGFPLTAAFTAAVAVLIIACPCALGLATPTALLVGTGRGAQLGILIKGPEVLESTRKVDTVVLDKTGTVTTGKMTLTDVVTDEGTDRAELLRLAGAVEDSSEHPIAQAIAKGATQDVGELPTLSDFTNVEGKGVRGTVEGRTVVVGRESLLAETQMALSPEVAAAKAEAEEQGKTVVAIGWDGIARGILVVADTVKPTSAEAVTQLTGLGLTPVLLTGDNRAVAESIAGEVGIDQVIAEVLPKDKIDVISRLQAEGKVVAMVGDGVNDAAALAQADLGLAMGTGTDVAIEAADITLVRGDLRSAADAIRLSRRTLGTIKGNLFWAFAYNTAAIPLAALGLLNPMLAGAAMAFSSVFVVGNSLRLRGFKSRAHDSAPAPVARRARTTRPAGV, encoded by the coding sequence ATGTCTGCATCCCCGACCCAGCAGCCGCTGGACAGTGATTACGAGCTCGAGATCGGCGGCATGACCTGCGCCTCGTGCGCGAACCGGATCGAGCGGAAACTCAACAAGCTCGATGGCGTCACCGCCACCGTAAACTACGCCACCGAAAAGGCACGCGTCACCGCACCGGCCGGCTACGACCCGTTCCACCTGGTCACCGAGGTCGAAAAGACTGGCTACACCGCGGCCTTGCCGCAACCAGAGAAGCCCGACGGCGGCCAGGGTGACGGGGCCGAGCAGGAGGACCCGGAACTGACCTCGCTACGCCATCGTTTGATCGGCTCGGTGGTGCTCTCGATCCCGGTCATCGCGATGGCGATGATCCCGGCGCTGCAGTTCACCTACTGGCAGTGGGCCTCGCTCGCTCTGGCCGCGCCGGTCATCGTCTGGGCAGCCTGGCCGTTCCACAAGGCAGCGTGGACCAACCTGCGCCATGGCGCGGCCACGATGGACACCCTGATCTCCATGGGCACCTCGGCAGCGTTCCTGTGGTCCCTGTACGCGCTGTTCTTCGGCACGGCGGGCGTGCCGGGCATGACCCATCCGTTCGAGCTGACTGTCTCGCCATCCGACGGGGCCGCGAACATCTATCTCGAGGTCGCCGCCGGGGTGACGATGTTCATCCTCTTGGGCCGCTACTTCGAGAAGCGGTCCAAGCGGCAGGCCGGCGCGGCGCTGCGCGCTCTGCTGGACCTGGGTGCGAAGGACGTCGCCGTCCTCCGCGGCGGGGTCGAGAGCCGGATCCCGACTTCCGAGTTGGGCGAAGGCGACGAGTTCATCGTTCGGCCGGGCGAGAAGATCGCCACCGACGGAGTCATCGTCAACGGCAGCTCGGCGGTCGACGCCTCGATGCTCACCGGTGAGTCCATGCCGGTCGAAGTCGGCGCGGGCGACAACGTCACCGGTGCCACCGTCAACGCCGGGGGCCGGCTCGTGGTCCGCGCCACGCGCATCGGCTCCGACACCCAACTGGCGCAGATGGCCAAGATGGTCGAGGACGCCCAGTCCGGCAAGGCCGAGGTCCAGCGCCTGGCCGACCGGGTCTCCGGGATCTTCGTGCCGATCGTGATCGCGATCGCCGCGGTCACCCTCGGCGTCTGGATCGCTGCCGGATTCCCCCTGACAGCCGCCTTCACCGCCGCCGTCGCGGTCCTGATCATCGCCTGCCCCTGTGCCCTCGGTCTGGCCACCCCGACCGCGCTGCTGGTCGGCACCGGCCGCGGGGCTCAGTTGGGCATCCTGATCAAGGGCCCGGAGGTCCTGGAGTCGACCCGCAAGGTCGACACCGTGGTGCTGGACAAGACCGGCACCGTCACCACCGGGAAGATGACCCTCACTGATGTCGTCACCGATGAAGGCACCGATCGCGCCGAGTTGCTGCGACTGGCCGGCGCCGTCGAGGACTCCTCCGAGCATCCGATCGCCCAGGCGATCGCCAAGGGCGCGACGCAGGACGTCGGCGAACTTCCGACGCTGTCGGACTTCACCAACGTCGAGGGCAAGGGCGTGCGCGGCACCGTCGAGGGACGTACCGTCGTCGTCGGCCGCGAGAGCCTCCTCGCCGAGACGCAGATGGCCCTGAGCCCCGAGGTCGCTGCCGCTAAGGCGGAGGCCGAGGAACAGGGCAAGACGGTCGTCGCCATCGGCTGGGACGGCATCGCCCGGGGCATCCTGGTGGTCGCCGACACCGTCAAGCCCACCAGCGCCGAGGCGGTCACCCAACTCACGGGCCTCGGCCTGACCCCGGTGCTTCTCACCGGCGACAACCGCGCGGTCGCAGAGTCCATCGCGGGAGAGGTCGGCATTGACCAGGTCATCGCCGAGGTCCTCCCGAAAGACAAGATCGACGTGATCTCGCGCCTGCAGGCCGAGGGCAAGGTCGTCGCGATGGTCGGTGACGGTGTCAACGACGCCGCGGCCCTCGCGCAGGCCGATCTCGGACTGGCCATGGGCACCGGTACCGACGTCGCGATCGAGGCCGCCGACATCACCCTGGTGCGTGGCGACCTGCGCAGCGCGGCCGACGCGATCCGCCTTTCCCGCCGGACCCTCGGCACGATCAAGGGGAACCTGTTCTGGGCCTTCGCCTACAACACGGCCGCGATCCCGCTGGCCGCCCTCGGCCTGCTCAACCCGATGCTGGCCGGCGCCGCAATGGCATTCTCCAGCGTCTTCGTGGTCGGCAACAGCCTGCGACTCCGCGGCTTCAAGAGCCGCGCCCACGACTCTGCCCCAGCCCCAGTCGCCCGGCGTGCCCGCACCACGCGACCAGCCGGGGTCTGA
- a CDS encoding TlpA disulfide reductase family protein → MAHPAARSGTRPGPSRRATLRLGGSLLVLAPLLAACSGSSEAASEANAGYVSGDGVIVEIPPEGRADPLAIQGTTYDGDDFDSTALRGAPLLINVWYASCPPCRVEAPALKAAHSEYSALGVGFVGVNTRDEAGPAAAFEETFGITYPSIPDPDGAVIASMDGSVSPNAVPTTLILDAEGRVAARIAGAADQSTLESLLDTVLAEVA, encoded by the coding sequence ATGGCCCACCCCGCTGCGCGGAGCGGGACCCGGCCCGGCCCGAGCCGACGGGCCACGCTGCGGCTGGGCGGGAGCCTGCTCGTCCTTGCGCCCCTTCTTGCGGCATGCAGCGGTTCCTCGGAGGCGGCGAGTGAGGCGAACGCCGGGTACGTATCCGGCGATGGCGTCATCGTCGAGATCCCCCCGGAGGGTCGCGCCGATCCTCTGGCGATCCAGGGAACCACCTACGACGGCGACGACTTCGACTCCACGGCCCTGCGCGGTGCGCCCTTGCTGATCAACGTCTGGTACGCGTCGTGTCCGCCATGCCGGGTCGAAGCACCGGCGCTGAAGGCCGCGCACTCCGAGTACAGCGCCCTGGGAGTGGGGTTCGTGGGCGTGAACACCCGCGACGAGGCCGGGCCGGCCGCCGCGTTCGAGGAGACCTTCGGCATCACCTATCCCTCGATCCCTGACCCCGACGGCGCGGTGATCGCGTCCATGGACGGCAGCGTCTCGCCCAACGCCGTCCCCACGACATTGATCCTGGATGCTGAGGGACGAGTCGCCGCGCGGATCGCGGGCGCGGCCGATCAGAGCACTCTCGAGAGTCTCCTGGACACCGTGTTGGCGGAGGTCGCCTGA
- a CDS encoding YdhK family protein, with protein MRSRRSFGRLAAVVITGAIVFAGCTDNGSDDGQTSGGSEASEASDGGGHGGMEHPMDGGPAPEGIAPAEDPEFPVGTEVTLTADHMEGMEGATATISGAFDTTTYSVSFTPTDGGEPVTDHKWVVHEELENPGEAPLAEGTEVVITADHMAGMEGADATIDSATDETVYMVDYEADGMMMTNHKWVVESEIEPA; from the coding sequence ATGCGTTCTCGTCGTTCTTTCGGCCGTCTTGCGGCTGTCGTCATCACCGGTGCGATTGTGTTTGCCGGATGCACCGACAACGGGTCTGACGACGGTCAGACATCGGGCGGGTCAGAAGCGTCGGAGGCGTCCGATGGCGGCGGCCACGGCGGCATGGAGCACCCGATGGATGGCGGCCCAGCGCCCGAAGGGATCGCCCCTGCCGAGGACCCCGAGTTCCCCGTCGGCACGGAGGTGACGCTCACGGCGGATCACATGGAGGGCATGGAGGGCGCGACTGCGACGATCTCCGGCGCCTTCGACACCACGACGTATTCGGTCAGCTTCACGCCGACCGATGGCGGCGAGCCGGTCACCGACCACAAGTGGGTCGTCCACGAGGAGCTCGAGAACCCGGGCGAGGCGCCGCTGGCGGAGGGCACCGAGGTGGTCATCACCGCCGATCACATGGCGGGCATGGAGGGTGCTGACGCCACCATCGACAGCGCCACCGACGAGACCGTGTACATGGTCGACTACGAGGCGGACGGGATGATGATGACGAACCACAAGTGGGTCGTCGAGAGCGAGATCGAGCCTGCCTGA
- a CDS encoding four-helix bundle copper-binding protein, whose product MTPHVASMLQTHPKDLGTIDQQKLAEGIEACFECAQTSTACADACLAEDMVEELTQCIRLNQDCADVCAVTGRVLSRQTGNNVALNRALLEACQAACRSCAEECAKHADMHEHCTICADARRRCEQACAELLASIG is encoded by the coding sequence ATGACCCCTCACGTCGCCTCAATGCTTCAGACCCACCCGAAAGACCTCGGCACCATCGACCAGCAGAAGCTCGCCGAAGGCATCGAGGCCTGCTTCGAGTGCGCCCAGACCTCCACCGCCTGCGCAGACGCCTGCTTGGCCGAGGACATGGTGGAGGAACTGACCCAGTGCATCCGCCTGAACCAGGACTGCGCCGACGTCTGCGCAGTAACCGGCCGGGTCCTATCCCGTCAGACGGGCAACAACGTCGCCCTCAACCGTGCCCTGCTCGAGGCGTGTCAGGCCGCGTGCCGTTCCTGCGCCGAGGAGTGCGCGAAGCACGCCGACATGCACGAGCACTGCACGATCTGCGCCGACGCACGCCGTCGCTGCGAACAGGCCTGCGCCGAGCTGCTGGCCTCGATCGGCTGA
- a CDS encoding heavy-metal-associated domain-containing protein has protein sequence MDQNQYEYQVTGMTCGHCEMSVREEVGEIAGVDQIDVSAQTGKLVITAAQPIDDSAVLAAVDEAGYTAQRA, from the coding sequence TTGGATCAGAACCAGTACGAATACCAGGTGACCGGCATGACCTGCGGGCACTGCGAGATGTCAGTCCGTGAGGAAGTCGGCGAGATCGCTGGCGTGGACCAGATCGACGTCAGCGCGCAGACGGGCAAGCTCGTCATCACAGCCGCTCAACCGATCGACGACTCCGCCGTGCTGGCCGCGGTCGACGAAGCCGGCTACACGGCGCAGCGCGCCTGA
- a CDS encoding C40 family peptidase, producing MAQNNTHRAIGRPVTPAGTAGRALRGTGGAAVLGTVLIGSALAAGPAQAAPAASPAAPATTAQSAAPAAPAPAHATSALAAEKLRWGSQGSSVEQLQSALNDEGSSLAVDGKFGPRTHSAVKDYQQANGLQVDGVVGPETRGSLNGSAPGIGGGGTSVPAHASSSSSSGQAIVDAARSQIGASYSWGTSKPGVSFDCSGLSSYAYAQAGKDLPRTSSQQVAAGTTIPKSQAQPGDLVVWPGHLGIYAGGDTVIDAGRTPGAVTERTIWGNPTFVTFR from the coding sequence ATGGCCCAGAACAACACCCACCGCGCCATCGGCCGACCAGTCACTCCTGCCGGGACCGCAGGACGTGCGCTGCGGGGCACCGGCGGAGCCGCTGTCCTCGGCACGGTCCTCATCGGATCCGCACTTGCCGCGGGCCCCGCGCAGGCCGCCCCGGCTGCGTCGCCCGCCGCCCCTGCCACTACTGCACAGTCTGCCGCGCCCGCGGCGCCGGCCCCTGCACACGCGACCTCCGCGCTGGCGGCCGAGAAGCTGCGGTGGGGTTCGCAGGGCTCCTCGGTCGAGCAGCTCCAGTCCGCATTGAACGACGAGGGCTCCTCACTTGCGGTCGACGGGAAGTTCGGCCCGCGCACCCATAGCGCGGTGAAGGACTACCAGCAGGCCAACGGCCTGCAGGTCGATGGTGTGGTGGGCCCCGAGACGCGTGGCTCCCTCAACGGGTCTGCCCCCGGCATCGGCGGTGGCGGCACGTCAGTTCCTGCGCACGCATCCTCCTCGAGCAGCTCCGGGCAGGCGATCGTCGACGCCGCGCGCAGCCAGATCGGTGCCTCGTACTCGTGGGGGACCTCCAAGCCAGGTGTCAGCTTCGACTGCTCGGGTCTGAGCTCCTACGCGTACGCGCAGGCCGGCAAGGACCTGCCCCGCACCTCGTCACAGCAGGTCGCGGCCGGCACCACGATCCCGAAGTCCCAGGCCCAGCCCGGCGACCTCGTGGTCTGGCCCGGCCACCTCGGGATCTACGCCGGTGGCGACACGGTCATCGACGCGGGTCGCACCCCGGGTGCCGTCACCGAGCGGACCATTTGGGGCAATCCCACCTTCGTCACCTTCCGCTGA
- a CDS encoding MFS transporter encodes MIEVLRHPSYAKLFSAQVIALVGTGLLTVALGLLAFDIAGGNASVVLGTALTIKMVAYVGVSPVIAALTARVPRKPLLISADLTRAGTAVMLPFVTEAWQIYVLIFLLQSASATFTPAFQAVIPEILPQERDYTRALSLSRLAYDLESVFSPVLAAALLTLTSYHNLFLGTVVGFLGSALLVTTTRLPAIAPQPHAPFLARLTLGTRIFLRHRELRSLLAMNLVVATSTAMVIVNTVVLVRGHLGRDQSDMALLLAAYGAGSMVTALLAPRVLERITDQRLMLTGTIVVPLGLAAGTAVILAPHTGWAWIALGSVWLLLGAANSTILTSSSRLIRRNSPTPQRPAVFAAQFSLSHACFMITYPLAGVLGTTPGLAGASAVLAMVALCGAVAAYFLWGSPPQAPARHSSSVPAAANQDGNRKR; translated from the coding sequence ATGATCGAGGTGCTTCGCCACCCCAGCTACGCAAAGCTGTTCAGCGCCCAGGTCATCGCGCTAGTGGGCACCGGGCTTCTCACCGTGGCGCTGGGGCTGCTCGCCTTCGACATCGCGGGCGGGAACGCCAGCGTCGTCCTCGGCACCGCGCTGACGATCAAGATGGTCGCCTACGTGGGCGTCTCGCCCGTCATTGCTGCCCTCACCGCGCGCGTACCGCGCAAGCCGTTGCTGATTTCGGCCGATCTCACCCGCGCCGGCACCGCCGTGATGCTGCCCTTCGTCACCGAGGCCTGGCAGATCTACGTGCTGATCTTCCTCCTGCAGTCCGCCTCAGCGACTTTCACCCCGGCTTTTCAGGCCGTGATCCCCGAGATCCTTCCCCAGGAGCGGGACTACACCCGGGCACTGTCTCTCTCCCGCCTGGCCTATGACCTGGAGTCGGTGTTCAGTCCAGTCCTGGCGGCTGCTCTGCTGACGCTCACCAGCTACCACAACCTGTTCCTCGGCACCGTCGTCGGTTTCCTCGGCTCCGCGCTCTTGGTCACCACCACCCGCCTCCCGGCCATCGCCCCTCAGCCACATGCGCCGTTCCTCGCCCGCCTCACCCTCGGCACCCGGATCTTCCTGCGCCACCGGGAGCTGCGCAGCCTCCTGGCGATGAATCTCGTGGTCGCAACCTCGACCGCCATGGTCATCGTGAACACCGTGGTTCTCGTGCGCGGACACCTCGGCAGAGACCAATCCGACATGGCCCTGTTGCTCGCCGCCTACGGGGCAGGATCCATGGTCACCGCGCTGCTCGCCCCCCGAGTCCTCGAACGAATCACCGACCAGCGACTCATGCTCACCGGCACGATCGTGGTCCCCCTCGGCCTGGCAGCTGGAACGGCAGTCATCCTCGCCCCCCACACGGGCTGGGCCTGGATCGCGCTGGGCAGCGTCTGGCTCCTGCTCGGCGCAGCGAACTCGACGATCCTCACCTCCTCCTCACGCCTCATCCGACGCAACTCCCCCACCCCGCAGAGACCCGCGGTGTTCGCCGCTCAGTTCTCCCTCTCCCACGCCTGTTTCATGATCACCTATCCTCTCGCCGGTGTTCTCGGCACCACTCCGGGGCTGGCGGGAGCCTCTGCGGTCCTGGCTATGGTCGCACTATGCGGTGCCGTTGCCGCGTATTTTCTGTGGGGTTCTCCACCCCAAGCGCCCGCGAGGCACTCATCATCGGTTCCCGCTGCTGCCAACCAGGACGGCAACCGAAAGCGATGA
- a CDS encoding cation-translocating P-type ATPase, which yields MTADLATPTTQSSGRKRLWSRIDKQDLLRTAVVALCALATIAGLTRPWPDIPLVAVLGLVIGCWPIASEAWADMRRRRMSMELSMLIAIIAAAAIGEWVTALVITAFVLAAEILEDLSLDRGKDALTDLMAFLPQTVHIRSGDDIIEAPLSEALPGDVLLVAPGGRVPVDGAVVAGQTTVDQSRITGESLPVDVTTGDPVYSGSVNQVGTVEIRAEKVGTESTYGQIIDAVREAQESEPPVQRLADRLAAWLVYLALAGAAVTYLITRDLTATISVVVVAGACGIAAGTPLAALAAIARIARSGAFVKDGAHLETLSTVDTIAFDKTGTLTEGAPRVTTIHPRAGIDPDELLRLTATVESYSEHPLGRAVVTAARERGLPLEMPYEFEYLPGQGVRAVVDSHRILAGTRTLVTDAPPDLDEGITTSVHVSIDERWAGRILLADTVRTEARVAISELHRQGIRSMMITGDQENVARAIAADLGIDDVRAGLLPDQKLAAIDAEQAAGSTLAMIGDRVNDAPSLARANVGIAMGSGTQIAQDSADVVLISSDLDDLVHTIRVARRARRIVMVNFIGTIAVDLIGIALAAAGLLSPITAAFIHVGSETAFILNSARLIPGRTKHWPPPTGGTDDSRRPGN from the coding sequence GTGACCGCCGATCTCGCCACCCCCACCACCCAGTCCTCCGGTCGAAAGAGATTGTGGAGCCGGATCGACAAACAGGATCTCCTGCGGACCGCCGTGGTCGCTCTGTGCGCACTCGCCACCATCGCGGGCTTGACGCGGCCATGGCCTGACATCCCGCTAGTCGCCGTCCTCGGTCTCGTGATCGGCTGCTGGCCCATCGCGTCCGAGGCCTGGGCAGACATGCGTCGTCGTCGGATGAGCATGGAGCTATCCATGCTCATTGCAATCATCGCCGCCGCAGCAATCGGCGAATGGGTCACCGCTCTGGTAATCACGGCGTTCGTGCTGGCTGCGGAGATCCTTGAGGACCTCTCCTTGGACCGCGGCAAGGACGCACTAACCGACCTCATGGCCTTCCTCCCGCAAACGGTCCACATCCGCAGCGGCGACGACATCATCGAGGCTCCCCTGTCCGAGGCACTCCCGGGGGACGTGCTCCTCGTCGCTCCCGGCGGCCGTGTCCCGGTCGACGGGGCCGTCGTGGCGGGACAGACCACCGTTGATCAATCCCGCATCACCGGAGAATCCCTCCCCGTCGACGTCACCACGGGCGACCCGGTCTATTCCGGTTCGGTCAACCAGGTCGGAACCGTCGAGATTCGCGCCGAGAAGGTCGGGACCGAGTCGACCTACGGGCAGATCATCGACGCCGTACGGGAGGCCCAAGAATCCGAGCCCCCTGTGCAACGTCTCGCGGACCGTCTTGCCGCGTGGCTCGTCTACCTCGCACTGGCTGGCGCAGCCGTGACCTACCTGATCACCAGAGATCTCACGGCGACAATCTCCGTAGTCGTCGTCGCCGGGGCGTGCGGCATCGCGGCCGGAACACCTCTGGCGGCTCTCGCTGCGATCGCCCGGATCGCCCGCTCCGGGGCATTCGTCAAGGATGGAGCCCACCTCGAGACCCTCTCCACCGTCGACACCATTGCCTTCGACAAGACCGGCACTCTGACCGAGGGCGCCCCACGCGTCACGACGATCCACCCCCGCGCCGGGATCGACCCCGATGAACTCCTTCGGCTCACCGCGACCGTGGAGTCCTACTCCGAGCACCCGCTCGGGCGCGCCGTGGTAACTGCCGCGCGGGAACGCGGGCTTCCGTTGGAGATGCCCTACGAGTTCGAGTACCTACCCGGCCAGGGGGTGCGTGCCGTCGTCGACAGCCATCGGATCCTGGCCGGCACTCGCACGCTCGTGACGGACGCTCCCCCAGATCTCGACGAGGGCATCACCACCTCGGTCCATGTCTCGATCGACGAACGCTGGGCAGGCAGGATCCTGCTCGCGGACACAGTGCGCACCGAGGCCCGAGTCGCGATCTCTGAGCTGCACCGCCAGGGAATCCGCAGCATGATGATCACGGGCGATCAGGAGAACGTTGCCCGGGCCATCGCCGCCGATCTCGGCATCGACGACGTCCGTGCCGGACTCCTGCCCGATCAGAAGCTCGCCGCCATCGACGCCGAGCAGGCAGCCGGAAGCACACTCGCGATGATCGGCGACCGCGTAAACGACGCACCCTCCCTCGCCCGCGCCAACGTCGGCATCGCCATGGGCAGCGGCACACAGATCGCCCAGGACAGCGCGGACGTCGTCCTCATCAGCTCCGACCTCGACGACCTCGTACACACGATCCGCGTCGCCCGTCGAGCCCGCCGCATCGTGATGGTCAACTTCATCGGCACGATCGCCGTGGACCTCATCGGCATCGCCCTGGCAGCGGCCGGGCTCCTCAGCCCGATCACAGCGGCCTTCATCCACGTCGGCAGCGAGACCGCATTCATCCTCAACTCCGCCCGCCTCATCCCCGGGCGCACCAAGCACTGGCCACCACCCACCGGGGGCACCGACGACTCCCGGCGGCCCGGAAACTGA
- a CDS encoding cytochrome c biogenesis CcdA family protein — MRELFATTVLSGPVAAALLLSMVAGLVAFLSPCVLPVVPGYLGYITGLTGQNAGPRRTGDPEERPWRLVVGAVLFVAGFTAVFLVIGGFVGALGSLVIQYTSAINRISGVLVILMGLVFVGIFPRLSGEKRIRKRPDAGLAGAPLLGITFGFSWTPCIGPTFAAVAALSLGEASASRGALLAFGYAIGLGIPFILFALVFRRALGISRVLSRHRRTLQIVGGSVLIAIGLLLVSGVWEQWMAMLQVRIGNFTTIV, encoded by the coding sequence ATGCGCGAACTGTTCGCCACCACCGTACTGAGCGGACCCGTGGCCGCAGCCCTGCTCCTGTCGATGGTGGCCGGTCTGGTCGCGTTCCTCTCGCCGTGCGTGCTCCCGGTGGTCCCCGGCTACCTCGGATACATCACCGGGCTCACCGGACAGAACGCCGGGCCGCGTCGCACCGGCGACCCCGAGGAGCGCCCGTGGCGTCTGGTCGTCGGTGCTGTGTTGTTCGTCGCGGGCTTCACTGCGGTGTTCCTGGTCATCGGTGGGTTCGTCGGTGCACTCGGGTCTTTGGTGATCCAGTACACGAGCGCGATCAATCGGATCTCCGGGGTGCTGGTCATCCTCATGGGTCTGGTGTTCGTGGGAATCTTCCCCCGCCTCTCCGGTGAGAAGAGGATCCGGAAGCGCCCCGATGCCGGGCTCGCCGGTGCCCCGCTGCTCGGGATCACGTTCGGTTTCTCCTGGACCCCGTGCATCGGTCCGACGTTCGCCGCGGTCGCGGCGCTCAGCCTCGGGGAGGCGTCCGCCAGTCGCGGCGCTCTCCTCGCGTTCGGCTATGCGATCGGGCTCGGGATCCCGTTCATCCTCTTCGCCCTCGTGTTCCGGCGCGCCCTGGGCATCTCCAGGGTGCTGTCCCGGCATCGCCGCACGCTCCAGATCGTCGGTGGCTCCGTGCTCATCGCCATCGGACTCCTGCTGGTCTCCGGGGTGTGGGAGCAGTGGATGGCTATGCTGCAGGTGCGGATCGGCAACTTCACCACGATCGTCTGA
- a CDS encoding metalloregulator ArsR/SmtB family transcription factor produces the protein MSEDTHACTFGVESQFVDLAAEVFTLLSDATRVRIILALRAGELSVNDLAQQVDKSPTAVSQHLAKLRWAKVVQTRQDGTRVYYSLLDEHAVALVTHAVFQAEHVVDGVPRHHLNSSGNPSATSTDTGGGA, from the coding sequence ATGAGTGAAGATACGCACGCATGCACGTTCGGTGTGGAGAGTCAGTTCGTCGATTTGGCAGCGGAGGTGTTCACGCTGCTGTCCGATGCGACGCGGGTGCGCATCATCTTGGCCCTGCGCGCCGGGGAGCTCTCCGTCAACGATCTTGCCCAGCAGGTCGACAAGTCCCCGACGGCGGTGTCGCAGCATCTGGCGAAGCTGCGCTGGGCGAAGGTGGTCCAGACGCGTCAGGACGGGACTCGCGTCTACTACAGCCTTCTCGACGAACACGCCGTCGCGCTGGTCACGCATGCGGTGTTCCAGGCAGAGCACGTGGTTGACGGCGTGCCCCGGCATCATCTGAACTCGTCCGGAAACCCCTCCGCCACGTCGACCGATACGGGTGGCGGGGCGTGA
- a CDS encoding CueP family metal-binding protein — protein MTNPSSPPRARASSRGGPRRRTVRLPRRSLLIGTGLLPLVIAGCGSNGSETASVTGGEKLLQEHGLADADPHEIIDQLEALPVAERPQNLIASVTATSVQLRDDAGREAELPLPEDQFYLSVAPFVESTHECAFHSLTTCRGELRSREITVSMVDSGSGETVEEGTRTTHDNGFVGLWLPRGITAELTCTLEDYTGTASISTQAEDDLTCLTSLQLT, from the coding sequence ATGACGAACCCGTCGAGCCCTCCACGTGCGCGCGCCTCCTCCAGGGGTGGTCCCCGTCGTCGCACTGTGCGACTGCCCCGGCGATCGCTCTTGATCGGTACCGGCCTGCTCCCGCTCGTGATCGCCGGTTGCGGCAGCAACGGATCTGAGACCGCTTCGGTCACGGGTGGCGAGAAGCTGCTCCAGGAGCATGGTCTCGCAGACGCCGACCCGCACGAGATCATCGACCAGCTCGAAGCACTCCCGGTGGCTGAGCGACCGCAGAACCTGATCGCCAGCGTCACCGCGACGTCTGTCCAACTCCGAGACGATGCAGGGCGCGAGGCCGAGCTGCCCCTCCCCGAGGACCAGTTCTACCTGTCGGTGGCCCCGTTCGTGGAGTCCACGCACGAGTGCGCCTTCCACAGCCTGACCACGTGCCGTGGGGAGCTGCGCAGCCGCGAGATCACAGTGAGCATGGTCGACAGCGGCTCGGGCGAGACCGTCGAGGAGGGCACTCGCACCACGCACGACAACGGGTTCGTCGGTCTCTGGCTGCCGCGCGGGATTACCGCGGAGCTCACGTGCACCCTCGAGGACTACACCGGGACCGCGTCCATCTCGACCCAGGCGGAGGATGATCTGACGTGTCTGACCAGTCTCCAGCTGACGTGA
- a CDS encoding metal-sensitive transcriptional regulator, whose amino-acid sequence MTNALDPRSDVAPEADQHAGHGYITDKARYLARLKRIEGQARGLHRMVDEEQYCIDILTQVSALTSALRGVALGLLDDHLTHCVADAAQNGGDAADEKIKEASDAIARLVRS is encoded by the coding sequence ATGACCAACGCACTCGACCCTCGCTCCGACGTGGCCCCCGAGGCCGACCAGCACGCTGGCCACGGCTACATCACCGACAAGGCCCGCTACCTCGCCCGCCTCAAACGCATCGAGGGCCAGGCCCGCGGCCTGCACCGGATGGTCGACGAGGAGCAATACTGCATCGACATCTTGACCCAGGTCAGCGCTCTGACCAGCGCGCTCCGAGGCGTAGCGCTCGGCCTACTCGACGACCACCTCACCCACTGCGTCGCAGACGCCGCCCAGAACGGCGGAGACGCGGCCGACGAGAAGATCAAGGAAGCGTCGGACGCCATCGCCCGACTCGTCCGCTCCTGA